In Candidatus Polarisedimenticolia bacterium, the following are encoded in one genomic region:
- a CDS encoding VOC family protein, which yields MFQGLRTVIYHVENLDEAKSWYAQALKMKPYFDKPFYVGFNVGGFELGLDPDSAGIRKGSAGVSYWGVPDAKAAFSRLVEMGAKPKDAVQEVGDDIKVATVIDPFGNVLGLIENPHFAGKG from the coding sequence ATGTTCCAGGGACTCAGGACGGTGATTTACCACGTGGAGAATCTGGACGAGGCAAAGAGCTGGTACGCCCAGGCGCTGAAGATGAAGCCCTACTTCGACAAGCCGTTCTATGTCGGCTTCAACGTGGGGGGCTTCGAGCTGGGGCTGGATCCCGACTCGGCCGGTATTCGCAAGGGAAGCGCCGGCGTGAGCTACTGGGGAGTGCCCGACGCCAAGGCCGCCTTCAGCCGGCTGGTCGAGATGGGGGCGAAGCCCAAGGACGCCGTGCAGGAGGTGGGGGATGACATCAAGGTGGCGACCGTCATCGACCCGTTCGGCAACGTCCTCGGACTCATCGAGAACCCGCACTTCGCGGGGAAGGGATAG